A genome region from Schlesneria paludicola DSM 18645 includes the following:
- a CDS encoding SUMF1/EgtB/PvdO family nonheme iron enzyme yields MRFIVPLISLALLIITSIANAQTPKKYALLVAVTKYEHSGMNKPQLEYPEVDAKELGELLKSFGYEVELLLGKQANQAAIRNKLDSLNEKGEADGVILIGLFGHGVLIDAGSGQDPEGCFCPYDASVRIVKSRDGIALNDDNGEPMIEPDPKNLIKMAEILLSLKVAKAGNRVVLADCCRKVPNQARGRSLSVGASFKVSEIPDNTAVLFGCSPNQQAFEHKDWGHGAFTKCLLDELNDLTTNGEDATTGILADRLKKKVPRLVASRNRSDKQTPRPFSNDSIDLQLVFSNSGNMEGEKAGDRKELLPGIAFRWCPAGTFMMGTSKSERVSDEYQVGVTLTNGFWLGETEVTQSQWKQLMDSSPWMGLDQFVKDGVNYPASCISRDDAIAYCLRMTDREHRVGRLPIDWKFTLPTEAQWEYACRAGTKTRFSFGDDVSKSDEYGWFQTNTFLLMGLKGASPQPVKMKKPNAWGLFDMYGNVDEWCSDWYSVQLKGGRDPRGPATRSSRFPESAEWISRGGDFTHAPFDCGSGYRSCAMKDEWDLKSGHGSGFRLAATPSNK; encoded by the coding sequence ATGCGTTTCATCGTTCCCTTAATCTCTCTCGCATTGCTGATCATCACGAGTATAGCAAATGCCCAAACACCTAAGAAATACGCACTTCTCGTGGCGGTAACGAAGTACGAGCATTCAGGAATGAATAAACCTCAATTGGAGTATCCCGAGGTTGACGCCAAAGAACTTGGTGAGTTGCTGAAATCGTTTGGGTATGAAGTTGAGCTGCTGCTCGGCAAGCAAGCAAATCAAGCTGCGATCCGCAACAAACTTGACTCACTGAACGAAAAAGGTGAAGCGGACGGTGTAATTCTCATCGGGCTATTTGGTCATGGAGTTCTGATTGATGCTGGATCTGGGCAAGATCCTGAAGGCTGTTTTTGTCCCTATGATGCCTCAGTTCGAATTGTGAAAAGTCGTGACGGAATTGCTCTTAACGACGACAACGGTGAACCAATGATCGAACCTGACCCCAAGAACCTGATCAAAATGGCAGAGATTCTTCTCTCGTTGAAAGTTGCCAAAGCTGGGAATCGAGTCGTTTTGGCGGACTGTTGCCGCAAGGTTCCTAATCAAGCACGAGGAAGATCCCTAAGTGTTGGCGCCAGCTTCAAGGTCTCAGAGATTCCTGACAATACAGCGGTCTTGTTTGGATGTTCCCCGAATCAGCAGGCGTTTGAGCACAAGGATTGGGGGCACGGAGCATTCACAAAGTGCCTGCTGGACGAACTGAATGATCTAACCACAAACGGCGAGGATGCCACGACAGGGATATTGGCAGATCGATTGAAGAAAAAAGTGCCGAGGTTAGTCGCAAGTAGAAACCGATCAGACAAACAAACCCCACGTCCATTTTCGAATGATTCGATTGATCTTCAGTTGGTCTTTTCGAATAGCGGCAACATGGAAGGAGAAAAAGCTGGAGACCGCAAGGAGCTTCTTCCAGGAATTGCATTTCGTTGGTGCCCCGCAGGTACGTTCATGATGGGAACCTCGAAGTCTGAGCGAGTGTCCGATGAATACCAAGTTGGCGTGACTCTGACCAATGGCTTCTGGTTGGGAGAGACGGAGGTCACACAAAGTCAATGGAAGCAATTGATGGATAGCAGCCCCTGGATGGGGTTAGACCAGTTCGTCAAGGACGGTGTCAACTATCCTGCAAGCTGTATTAGCCGAGACGATGCTATCGCCTATTGTCTCAGAATGACAGATCGGGAACACAGAGTCGGCAGACTTCCTATCGACTGGAAGTTTACGCTACCTACCGAGGCTCAATGGGAGTACGCTTGCCGAGCTGGGACGAAAACACGGTTTTCTTTTGGTGATGATGTCTCGAAATCGGATGAATATGGATGGTTCCAAACCAATACTTTCCTGTTAATGGGACTTAAGGGCGCATCCCCGCAACCAGTCAAAATGAAGAAACCAAATGCGTGGGGGTTGTTTGACATGTATGGAAATGTAGACGAGTGGTGTAGTGACTGGTATTCAGTTCAGTTGAAAGGCGGGCGTGATCCCAGAGGGCCAGCTACAAGATCTAGTAGATTTCCTGAAAGCGCAGAGTGGATCAGTCGAGGCGGCGACTTTACGCACGCTCCATTTGATTGCGGATCGGGTTATAGATCATGTGCAATGAAAGATGAATGGGATCTTAAATCTGGACACGGTTCCGGATTTCGATTAGCTGCGACTCCTTCCAACAAATAA